The following are encoded in a window of Funiculus sociatus GB2-C1 genomic DNA:
- a CDS encoding serine/threonine protein kinase — protein sequence MLQPEQVIHNRYQLKQKLGQTAGRQTWLAEDISVPNAEPVVVKLLAFGDEVQWDDVKLFEREAQVLRQLAHPQIPKYRDSFSVDDRLLWFGLVQDYIPGSSLKQLLAQGKRYTEQQVRQIAADILHVLTYLHELSPPVLHRDIKPSNLICGEGDRIYLVDFGAVQDRAAREGATFTVVGTYGYAPIEQFSGRAVAASDLYALGATLIHLLTGISPSELPQKDLRIQFADRVSLTPRFVQWIDKLAEPDVAKRFQTARQALEALRADSRISSDDKSAARSRSTSQHSELEPSKERSLTPPYNSQIELNQTADELLITIPGASLWNLLMLIPIAIALIAFVPIVTYSIAVIPIEFRYILFFLLIVITISGSVSWEFLPTFVQFNRSQFSIYQHRFGFTRMRIRGSTADIEDVFHTMKTVRNGKEKRVVTIQTNRREYFLPEGMSRDECSWLANAIQYWLDLR from the coding sequence ATGCTTCAACCAGAACAAGTAATTCACAATCGTTACCAACTCAAGCAAAAACTAGGACAAACTGCTGGGCGACAAACCTGGCTGGCAGAGGATATATCTGTACCAAATGCTGAACCTGTCGTAGTGAAGTTATTGGCGTTTGGCGATGAGGTGCAATGGGACGACGTGAAATTATTTGAGCGGGAAGCGCAGGTACTCCGACAACTAGCTCATCCCCAAATTCCCAAATACCGGGATTCGTTCTCAGTTGACGATCGCCTGCTCTGGTTTGGGCTAGTGCAAGATTACATCCCCGGTTCCTCCCTCAAGCAATTGCTGGCTCAAGGCAAACGCTATACGGAACAACAGGTACGCCAGATTGCGGCTGACATCCTCCATGTACTGACTTATCTACATGAACTCAGCCCACCCGTCCTGCACCGCGATATTAAGCCCAGTAACTTGATCTGCGGCGAAGGCGATCGCATCTATCTGGTTGATTTTGGTGCGGTACAAGACCGAGCAGCAAGGGAAGGAGCCACTTTTACGGTCGTTGGTACTTACGGCTATGCGCCAATCGAACAGTTTAGCGGACGGGCGGTGGCTGCTTCTGACTTATATGCTTTGGGTGCGACGCTGATCCACTTGCTAACTGGCATTTCTCCATCTGAGTTGCCTCAGAAAGACCTCCGCATTCAGTTTGCCGATCGGGTAAGTCTGACTCCCCGCTTTGTGCAGTGGATTGACAAGCTTGCCGAACCTGATGTAGCAAAACGGTTTCAGACTGCTCGACAGGCGTTAGAGGCATTGCGTGCTGATAGCCGCATTTCCTCAGATGATAAGTCAGCGGCGCGATCGCGTTCTACTTCCCAACACAGCGAACTTGAACCATCTAAGGAGCGATCGCTAACACCTCCATACAATAGCCAAATTGAATTGAATCAAACTGCTGATGAACTGTTGATTACGATTCCTGGCGCAAGCCTCTGGAATCTTTTAATGTTAATTCCGATTGCGATCGCTCTGATTGCCTTTGTCCCAATTGTGACATATTCTATTGCGGTAATCCCTATTGAATTTAGATATATTCTCTTTTTTCTCCTAATTGTTATCACCATTAGCGGAAGCGTTTCTTGGGAATTCTTGCCAACCTTTGTACAGTTTAATCGATCACAGTTCTCCATCTACCAACACCGTTTCGGCTTCACTAGGATGAGGATACGCGGTTCAACGGCGGACATTGAAGATGTGTTCCACACGATGAAAACGGTTCGGAATGGAAAAGAGAAAAGGGTAGTCACGATCCAGACCAACCGTAGAGAATATTTCTTACCTGAAGGAATGAGTAGGGATGAATGTAGCTGGTTAGCTAATGCGATCCAATACTGGCTGGATTTACGCTAA
- a CDS encoding succinate--CoA ligase subunit alpha: protein MNVTPDNKILVQGISEEQGSIYAARMKSYGTNIVAGTSAGHGGQLLHGIPVFDLVEQAIVEVGAIDTSIIFVPAYQVLDAALEAIASGIRQIILITGGIPPLDMVKLLRKAEATKTLVLGSGSSGIIVPGKILLGTHESKFYTPGNIGIIGRTGTLAYEVAWELTQASLGQSVAVSIGSDPIVGSSVVQWLQILAADKNTKAIVLVNHIGVPCEETAAKYIVEELDKPVVAYLAGRKSQKKLIGHANAISLRHREMMFASQRDGLASELTPEERQIAAFKQAKIPIADSPSQIPDLVKKALKK from the coding sequence ATGAATGTAACGCCAGACAATAAAATCCTGGTACAGGGCATCTCGGAAGAACAAGGTTCAATCTACGCCGCTCGGATGAAATCCTATGGTACAAATATAGTCGCCGGAACGAGCGCCGGACATGGTGGGCAGCTGTTGCACGGCATACCAGTTTTTGACCTGGTAGAACAGGCAATCGTGGAAGTCGGTGCGATTGACACTAGCATTATTTTTGTACCAGCTTATCAGGTGTTAGATGCAGCACTAGAAGCGATCGCTTCTGGCATCCGACAAATTATTCTCATCACTGGTGGTATCCCTCCCCTGGACATGGTAAAACTGCTGAGAAAGGCAGAAGCTACCAAAACCCTCGTCCTGGGTTCCGGCTCTTCAGGCATCATTGTTCCAGGGAAAATTTTACTAGGCACTCACGAAAGTAAATTTTATACCCCCGGTAACATCGGTATCATTGGTCGCACCGGAACTCTGGCCTACGAAGTTGCTTGGGAATTGACACAAGCAAGTCTTGGTCAGTCGGTTGCTGTTAGTATTGGCAGCGATCCAATTGTTGGATCTTCGGTTGTCCAGTGGTTGCAAATTTTGGCTGCGGATAAAAACACTAAGGCAATTGTTTTAGTCAATCATATCGGTGTACCCTGTGAAGAAACGGCTGCTAAATACATTGTTGAGGAACTTGACAAACCAGTAGTTGCTTACCTTGCAGGTCGTAAATCTCAAAAGAAACTAATAGGTCACGCGAATGCTATTAGTCTTCGGCATCGGGAAATGATGTTCGCCTCTCAGCGAGATGGACTAGCATCTGAACTAACCCCCGAAGAGCGCCAAATTGCCGCTTTTAAGCAAGCCAAAATCCCCATAGCAGACAGTCCTTCTCAAATTCCAGACTTGGTGAAAAAGGCACTCAAAAAGTAA
- a CDS encoding ATP-grasp domain-containing protein, which yields MDLLEYQAKELFREMGIPVLPSQRIDHTRDLKRLQIPYPVVLKSQVRAGGRGRVGGVRFAENTIDAIAAAQAIFNLPILGEYPQVLLAEAKYDVTREFYLAVTLDYNARRPVLLGSSQGGMNVEAVMEQMQQVIVEEEFSPFYARRLAVKMGLKGNLIGSVSCILEKMYQLFVQKDLDGLEINPLGVSATGEVMALDGKITVNDAAFNRHPDLAMLAAEMPESEMTKETPLETYNNTSQSSLNWVNRDGNIGILCNGSDLAIAMADLVTRAGGSPRLCLSVSEEASGDLSAASRGEKLEQELERFVQNKNIKVLLVNIVGSAAVNEEVASSIVNYLQRKVNDIPEVPSQATRRFRPRGSDRRYDQKSLPQFIVRLLGGEIDYSSEHFASMPVNWIDNLEDAIAQAVSLAKSTAKT from the coding sequence ATGGATTTATTAGAATACCAAGCTAAAGAATTATTTCGCGAAATGGGCATTCCAGTTTTGCCCTCGCAACGCATCGACCATACGAGAGATTTGAAAAGGTTACAGATTCCCTATCCGGTCGTCCTAAAATCTCAAGTGCGTGCTGGTGGACGGGGTAGAGTTGGGGGTGTGCGATTTGCAGAAAATACCATAGATGCGATCGCAGCTGCTCAAGCAATTTTTAATCTGCCAATTCTGGGTGAGTATCCCCAAGTATTGCTGGCAGAAGCAAAATATGATGTCACCCGTGAATTCTATCTGGCAGTAACACTAGACTATAACGCTCGTCGCCCAGTGCTGTTAGGTTCCTCTCAGGGAGGAATGAATGTGGAAGCAGTGATGGAGCAAATGCAGCAAGTTATAGTCGAGGAGGAATTTTCCCCTTTCTATGCCCGCCGTCTCGCGGTGAAAATGGGACTCAAAGGTAATCTTATCGGATCGGTCAGCTGCATTTTAGAAAAAATGTACCAGCTGTTTGTCCAAAAAGACTTGGATGGATTGGAAATCAATCCTCTGGGTGTTAGTGCCACAGGTGAAGTGATGGCGCTGGATGGCAAAATTACTGTTAACGATGCTGCTTTCAACCGTCACCCGGATCTGGCAATGCTGGCAGCAGAAATGCCAGAGTCAGAGATGACTAAAGAAACGCCGCTAGAAACTTACAATAATACTTCTCAATCAAGTCTCAACTGGGTAAATCGAGACGGCAACATTGGGATTCTCTGCAATGGTAGCGATTTAGCGATCGCAATGGCCGATTTAGTAACTCGCGCTGGCGGTTCGCCTCGTTTATGCCTGAGTGTGAGTGAAGAGGCAAGTGGAGATTTAAGTGCAGCATCTCGCGGCGAAAAGCTTGAACAAGAGTTGGAGCGCTTTGTTCAAAATAAGAATATCAAAGTTTTACTGGTGAATATTGTCGGTAGTGCCGCAGTTAATGAAGAAGTAGCTTCATCAATTGTCAACTACCTGCAACGAAAAGTTAACGATATTCCAGAAGTTCCCTCGCAGGCAACTCGCCGCTTTCGCCCCCGTGGAAGCGATCGCAGATACGATCAAAAAAGTCTTCCCCAGTTTATCGTCCGCCTGCTTGGGGGAGAAATTGATTATTCAAGCGAGCATTTCGCCTCAATGCCTGTAAACTGGATCGATAACCTGGAGGATGCGATCGCTCAAGCCGTCTCTCTAGCAAAGTCCACTGCTAAAACATGA